In Candidatus Effluviviaceae Genus V sp., the sequence GAGAGCCGCGAGCTCACCAACAGGAGCACGGGCGATATCGGAGTGACCGTCCCAGACGAGGCGGAGGATGGCGAGTACCGCTACGCGATCTTCAGTCACGGGAAGAACGACTTCGTTCAGGGCGGGTCGCACCCGGTGATGATCATCAAGAAACCGTAGCGCTCATCGTCTCGCCACGACGACCATCCACTTGCTCTCGTCGGTGTACGGGCTTCGCTTGAAGTCGCCGTAGAGTTCGTGATGCGAGAGCCCGGCGTAGCCCAGCGCCTCCGCGACATGCTCGGGTGTGACGACGGCGATGGTCGCGGACTCGACGAACGAGTCGGTTCTCGTCGTGCCTGGCAGGTGTTCCTTGTAGAGGATGTCGAACGAGGTGGTATCGTCCGCCTCGTTCCACGTCTGAGCGATGAACCGGATGACGACGCGGCCGCCGGGCAGCTCGACGCGCTCAGGCTTGAACGACCGGACCCGACGGAGCGACCACGGCGACGAGACATCGAAGGCGAAGACGCCGTCGTCGTCCATGTGGTCGGCCGTCGTCCGGAAGATCCCCCGCAGGTCCTCCGCGCTGTCTCCCTGCACGCCACCCGACGGAGCATAGACGAACCCGAACGTCCTTCCGAGGTCGAACGAGAGCATGTCGGCCTTGAGCAGCCGGCAGCGTCCAGAGATGTTCGGGCACTCCACGCGCCGCTTCATCTTCGCCTGGCGCAACATGGCCGGCTCGTTGTCGATGCCGATGCCGTCCCGTCCGTCCTTGCAGATCTCGAACAGTACGCGCCCCGTCCCGACGCCGAGCTCGAGCACGTCGCCGCTCGTCTCCTGCGCAAGACTCCTGTAGAACTCGAGATTACCCTTCGTGTCGAAGTAATC encodes:
- a CDS encoding methyltransferase domain-containing protein, which produces DYFDTKGNLEFYRSLAQETSGDVLELGVGTGRVLFEICKDGRDGIGIDNEPAMLRQAKMKRRVECPNISGRCRLLKADMLSFDLGRTFGFVYAPSGGVQGDSAEDLRGIFRTTADHMDDDGVFAFDVSSPWSLRRVRSFKPERVELPGGRVVIRFIAQTWNEADDTTSFDILYKEHLPGTTRTDSFVESATIAVVTPEHVAEALGYAGLSHHELYGDFKRSPYTDESKWMVVVARR